AATCCACTTAAAAGAACATCATCTTTAGGAAAAGCACTCCATAAATCTAATAAATATGAGTCTTTCTTTTCAGATACGTTAATAATTGCTTTTCTGATATCCCAGAATTTATATTCGTCTGCAGAAATCAAAGAGGGAGGTTCAACAATACAAAATATATCCGCGTTGGGAGCTTTCTCTTTAATGATATTTATTAATTTTGTATATTTTTCACTGAACTGTTCAGGTGTGTCAAAATTTCGATCAATTCTTCCTGAACAAATAAATACTGCATCTGTAGTGTTAGGTATCTCTGCAGCTTTTTGTAAGGAATAATCAATAAGTTTTCCTGATGACCCTTTGTTGTCCCACTCTATTTTGTTGGCATACTTATCGAATAGGGAGTTAGTCAGATCAGCATTCCAGCCGGTGGTTGAGGGATTTGATGCCCCTTGACTGACTGAGATGGAGTCCCCGAGAATTACTGCCTTTACTGCTCCGCTTTTTATTTTACCAATGCCTTTTAAGGGCTGGATTTTAGTCACTGTATTAGCAGGTACGGCTTCCTGTGTTGTTTGAACTGTATTAGCATGTAAAGCTTTCTGAGATGCTTGAACTTTTTCACGAATACTTAGACCCACAAGAACTAAAACGAGTAATGCTGATACTAAATATATACTTTTTTTCACTACATAATCTCTCCCTTGTGTCTGATTACGAGTTTAGTTATTTGAACTTGAACTTGATCTTTCAAATAGATAATTAGGAATGTGATAGGGATAAAGCTCGAGGACAACACAATTTCGACATATTATACAATATATTTACAAATTTGTGTTAAATAGTATATTGGTATATTGTAGAAGTGCTAGTATACAATTCAAAAAGTGCCAATGTAAGTAAGACAACAGCAGCAGTTCAACAAATTGTCGATGCCATAAAAGAATAATTAACCCCTGACAATAAAGGAATATGAGTGTCAGGGGTTAATTATTTAGTGGCAAGATTAAATTAGAATTTTACCTAGTTGAACAAATAGGATGTAAACTGATATTATCTGAATGAGTTACTTCAATACTTCTGAGAAAGGTGAGGCAGTTGTGGATAATAAAATAATTTGTGAAAACAGGACTTATGCCGATGCCATGCAAACCCATGACCACAAATTTGTTCAGTTAATCATGCCGCTTCAGGGGGTATTAGATATCAAGACCGAGGCAAAAAAAATAAAGCTGGATGAAGCTCATCTGTTTTTGCTTCCCACCTCCTGCCAGCACACTTTCTGGGCGAAAGATCATAATAAATTTCTTGTCTTAGATATTCCCCAATTTATGTTTCAATTGGGGGAACTGGATCGATTTCCAGGTGGGAGAAACTATGAAATGGATGAAAAATGGAAAGCAATCAGATTCCTTTTACTTAGTGAAGCTGATAATACACTCGAGCCATCAAGGATTAATTCTCTCTTCCATTATTTTTATCCCATCTTGACAGAAGATAAGATTCCGGATTCTGCTAAATATATTCAGCGGCACTATAATGAAAATATAAGCTTGGAGAAGCTCGCTGCCTTAGAGCATTATACTGTTAGCTATTATTGTTCCTGGTTTAAAGGCCTTATGCATTGTACTCCCATGGAATTTCTGAAAAAAACGAGAATTGAGAGGTCAAAACAACTTCTTCTCGGGACAAATCTAAATATTTTACAGATTGCTTGGGAAGTGGGATATGCCCATCAATCTTCACTAAACAGGATTTTTAAAGATATCGAAGGCATTACTCCGGTAGAATTTAGGCGGAAGAATATGAAGATGAGCTAAATTATATCCTAATCTCGGTAAAAACAACAATCTCATTAGGTTTTATTATTGTTATAAAGATGCTGTTCAACGGTAATTAGTAACAAATATGAATTGCTGAATACGCTGAAGGAGAACAATATGAAACAAAATGAGACTTTTTTTTCGATACTGGTACTGGCAGCAGCGATGCTTTGGGGAACAACAGGCACAGCCCAGTCTTTCGCCCCTCCCGGCGCTTCGCCATTATCCATAGGATCTATACGCCTAGCGGTGGGAGGAGCGGCTCTTTTAATGTTTGCCTGGCAGAAGGGAGCTTTGCGCGGAAAAACACTATGGTATAAAGGGAGTACATTCATCGCTGCCGGATGCATGTCTGCCTATCAGCTTTTCTTTTTTGCTGGGGTTTTAAAAACAGGGGTGGCTGTGGGGACGGTGGTGACCATCGGCAGCGCGCCGGTGTTCGCTGGCTTGATTTCTATGATTTTCCGCCGGGAAAATCCTGGAGTGAAATGGGCTGCAGCTACTCTGCTCTCTGTTATTGGATGTATTTTGTTGATTACAGGCGGCAAGAAATTGGAAGTGAACTCCATCGGTGTTGTTCTTGCCTTGGGGGCCGGTGTTTCTTATGCACTTTATGCCGCCGTCAGCAAAGAACTTTTGGAGTCTTACCCCCCGGAAGCAGTGACCGGGGTTGTATTTTCTATCGGTGCATTATTCCTTTCTCCTGTTCTCTTATGTTACAATCTGGATTGGCTGAAGACCATTCAAGGTATTAGTGTCGCCCTACATTTAGGATTGGTTGCTACTGCCCTTGCTTACGTTATATTTTCTCACGGCTTGGCAAAAATATCATTCCCTAAAGCCGTTACGTTGTCCCTTGCGGAACCGGTTACTGCATCTGCTCTGGGGTTATTTTTGCTGAAAGAAAAATTGTCCCTTGTTTCTTTAGTCGGGATGTTTTTAGTTTTTGCCGGATTGTTTATTGCGGCTTTAGCAAGGTTACGAAAAAAAGAATAGGCGGTTTTAAGTCTAAACAAAGAGGGATGGGAAAATGCGCTTTCGGAGCAGAGTAAATACCTTAAAGATCGATATGGGTATGATATGCCGAAAGTACAGGACGACCAAGTGGATATTTTAAATAAGTAAATGTTAAGCAAACTTTCAGGTAGCCCTCAGTTCAAACTCAGGAAATGCCTATAGAATCATAGTGAAAAATGAAAACAAAACATTATGATATGGGGGCATTTATATGAAGAATAGTAATTATATCAAACTGACATTGGATATAGTAATTGTTTTACTCTTTACATTGCTTTATAATGTAAGAGTTTTTGGAGGGTTAGCCTTTCACGAAATGGTTGGCTTGGGGATAGGCGCTCTATTCATGGTGCATATTCTACTTAACTGGCAATGGGTTCTCAAAGTAACGCAGAGGTTGTTCGACCGTAGTTTGCCGGGTAAAATTCGTTTCGGTTACTGCCTTAATATTTTACTTTTATTCTCAATGGCGTTTACAATTATAAGCGGATTGATGATTTCAAAAGTGTTATTCCCAGGCTTTGCTGGCGTGAATGGACGAGTATTTCGTGGGTTACATAGCAGTATCCCTTATGTAACTCTTGTACTTGTGGGAGTTCATCTTGGGCTTCATTGGCAATGGATAATGGGTCTTATGAAAAAGGTGTTCAACGTTAAATCATCTAGTACGGTTAGTGTAGCAGCCAAAGTTGTATTATCGTTGATACTATTGTTAGGGAGTATTCAAGTTCTTTCCACACAATTTAGTTCTAGTATAGCCCAAATAACAACGAATGTTAGTGTGAACTCAGAACAAATTCAGCCAAACGGACTTAATGATCAGTTTGATAAGAATATTCCAACAGGCAAAGACGGAATAAGACTTGGCCATGAAGATGGAAAAGGTGGGAATGCGAATACTGCAAGTGTGATCATCACTTTCTTAGGAATTATCGGGGGAATTGCAGTAGGTACGAATTATATAGAAAAACAGATTATAAAAAAACCCTTAAAGCCGCAAACTCAGAATTAGAACTTAATCGGTTAAAAAACTGTTAAAAGGCCCAGCTCATTTTTGTGAACTGGGTCTATTTTTTGCTTTCAACAACTTCTAGAAATGGCACAAATTGAGGGATAAATAAAGTATTCAAATGAAAAACTTGTTCGATTGGCATATGGGAATAGTCTAACAGGATATTCGATTAATCTAAGTTCTACTACGCCTAATCCTACCGCCCATGTAATTACCTGCTTAAATAGAAACGCTATAAGCGCTTTACGAATTTTGTCTTTTGGAATAAATTTTATAGTCCAATTATCCTGATAATCCGGCTAAAGCGATAATTATATATTCTCTAGTCATAAAAATTTCCACTGATTTAGACAGTCTGGCAACAGCAGGTACCATTACGCAAGTTCAGGAAGATGCAATTACAGTCGGTAGAGGCGATGGACATACTAGCAATTCTAATTAGCCATTTGCCGAATAGTAGACATATTTTCGTTAATGGCTAGTGATATAGTTATTATCGGAGTAAAATAGGGGAATACAGATTTAAAAATCGTGAATAAACGGTCAATGAAAGGAGTTGTTTAAATGCTTATTATAGATCGATATGAAGGAGATTGGGCTGTGATTGAAAACGGAGGAATAACGTTTAATCTGCCTCGATCCCTGTTGCCCCATGATGTTAAAGAGGGCGATGTTATCACTATAAGTATTTCAGTTGACCAATCAGCCACCAATGAACGTCGCCAAAAAGGGCTGGAAATAATGAAAGGCTTCTTTGACAGCTAGGAGGTATTTTTTTGATTATGCGGAAATCTAGATTATTTTACGTTTTGGTAATATGTATAACCCTTTTGGTCACTGGTTGCGGAAACACATCAACAACGACTGCCACTTCCACTTCGAGCAGCCAGACATCAGTTGATCAAGGTGAGGAATTAAACAACAACCAGCCAACGCCCATGAACGCACACGGAAATCTACAAGTACATTTTATCGATGTTGGCCAGGCTGACAGTATTTTAATCAAAGCCTCAGATGGTACAGCAGTACTTATCGACGGAGGAAATAATCCGGACGGTCCCAACGTAGTAAACTATCTGAAGTCACAACAGGTTAAAGAACTAGCAGCAGTAATCGCCACCCACCCTCATGAGGATCATATTGGTGGGCTTGATACAGTGATAAATAGTTTTCCAGTAAAAGCAGTCTACATGCCAGATGCTTCAACGACGACGAAAACCTTTGAAGACTTTATATCTGCTGTTGCTGCTAGTGGAGCCAAACGAATCCAGGCTAAGGTGGGGGTTAAACTAGATGTCCCTGGGTTAACTGGACAATTCATAGCTCCCAACGGGAGCGGGTACGAAGACCTGAACAATTATAGTGCAGTCTTAAGACTGACGTATGGGAAAGTAAGCTTTCTTTTTACAGGCGACGCCGAAGAAGTTTCTGAGACCGAGATGCTGGGGAGTGGGCAGATTGTGAAAGCGGATGTGCTTAAAGTTGGGCATCACGGCAGTTCGTCGTCTACAAGTAGTGCTTTCCTAAAAGCAGTTTCACCGAAATATGCAGTTATTTCCGTTGGAGCAGACAATGACTACGGACACCCTACTGCATCTACATTATCGAAGCTCTCTGGTGCAGGAGTTAAAGTGTTCAGGACGGATCTGGATGGAACGATTGTGGCAACCTGTGACGGAGAGTCTGTGACTTTTAATAAAAAGGGTTCTGCGCCTGCTTCCGTTTCCATCACTAGTATTGATTTGGCCGGCGAAATAGTGACTTTAGTCAATGATGGCAGTTCAGCAGTCGATTTGACAGGATGGAAGCTTGTTAGTGAAAAGGGTAATCAAACGTATAGTTTCCCCAGTGGTATAACCATTCCTGCAGGAGGAACCTTGAAGGTCTTAAGTGGCTCGAAAGCAGAGTCAAGTACAGGGGCTCTGCTATGGACAAAATCGGATGTATGGAATAATGATGGCGATCCTGGCTCGCTATATAATGCCCAGGGGCAGGTTGTATCTGTAAAGTAGATAGGATTAGGATGATCTAAACCTGATGATATGCAAAGGTATATCGGAGGGATTGCGACAAATAAATCATTGTTTAATGAACAAGCACAAAATTTAGGTGCTCTTAACGAAAAAACTACACATTTAAGGTTTTGGATTTCTTCTACTACTTCTTTAGAGAAATCATTTTGGTTAAGTCCATCAAGTAGGCGTTCTACTTGGTTAAATTCTCTTTTTAGAATTTTAATTTTAAGCGTCATTTAAATTGTTCTCCAATAGTTTCAATTTGCTCGTTAAAACGGGATTCCCAATGGAATCCCGTTTAGTGGTTTCATTTGCCTCATGATGCATTTTGAATAGCATTACCGAGATGTCTCCTATAGTGTTGCTAATAACAAACATTTATCCAAATATTTTTCTCGTAAAATGTTGTGTGGGAGTTAACCTATAAAGCGAATTAGTTGATAAATAGAAGATAGCACTCTTTAAAAGTAAGTCTTAATAGTGGAATAAAATGGAAATTAGGCATAACTTGTAATAGACATGTAAGAAAGGAGGAATAGAAATGGCATTTGGAGGCGGAGAATATGGCGTCATTTTCTAAAAATGTAAGACTGTCAGTAATTTGTTGGTGGTCTTAATTACAAGTTGTTCTTGAAAGAGTAAGGAGATGAATATTAAATGAAACCGGAAAGTAAGAATACTACTGATACAGAGGTCCAGGAAACCAGAGCAGAGGTCCCGGTTCAGCGGCAAGCTCCAATTGCAATGAGTCGGTTTTTATTTAGAAAAGGTAATAGCTCTGCAAATATAACGGATAATTCCAATGAAGGAGCTCAATTGAATATACTGCCTTGGAGAAAAAGACGTTAAAGTTATTTCTCTTATTGTAAACTTAAATCTTACGATGTTTGCACCATTAATTATGGTGCAATTTTTTATCCATTTTTTGAGTTTAAAATTGCCTGATTTCTAAACTGGAGAACTTGAATAGTTTTGTTCTAGGGGATATCGTTGTGTATTTAATATTGTGAATTGCATTGACAATAAAAAGGATTACATACTATAATACATACTATAAAAATTATACTATAATAAGTATATTGATTTAGAGGAGGGGGAAAACATGAGTGAGTGGAAAAAGACCAGTTGTGTTCTTTGCGGTCAAAATTGCGGTCTTGAGGCACAGGTAGAGAACAACCGTATTGTTAAAGTCAGAGGAGACAAGGATAATCCCCGCAGTCAGGGTTATGTCTGCCGAAAGGGGCTTAATATTTCCTATTACCAGCATCATAAGGACCGGCTGACTCATCCCTTAAAAAAAGTTGGAGAGGATTTTGTGCCAATTTCCTGGGAACATGCTCTCACTGAGATTGCAGAGAAGCTAGGGTACATAACTAAAACCCATGGGCCCCGGGCCTTGGCCTTTATGGGCCTCGGCAACCTGGGCGGTCATTCTGAAGCTGTTTTTGGCCTTCGCTTGTTGAGGTCCCTCGGTTCTAAATATTACTATAATGCCTTGGCTGGTGAACTTACCGGTTTGTTCTGGGGTTACGGGCGAACCATTGGAAGGCAATACAATTTTACGATTCCCGATCATGACCGGACGGATATGATGGTGGCGATTGGCTGGAACGGCTGGATGAGCCATCAAATGCCCCAAGCCAGAAGGTTCCTTGACCAAATGTCCAAAGACCCAGGAAAAATTTTGGTGGTCATAGATCCGCGACGTTCTGAGACGGCTGTAAAAGCAGATATTCACCTGGCATTGCGTCCGGGGACGGATGCCCTGTTAACCCGTGCTTTGATTGCCATCATCTTACAGGAAGGCTGGCAAAATCAAGCTTATATAGATCAGCATGTCGGTGAGATTGAACAGATTTACTCCTGGTTTGAGAATTTCGATGTTAGAAATGCATGCCAGGTATGTGAATTAGACTATGACCAGGTTAGAGAAGTGGCCCGGCTTTTTGCAACCCGCCAATCCTCTCTCCACCCGGACTTGGGTGTATTGATGGGCAGGCACAGTACGGTGACGACCTATTTAGAAATCATTCTCCTTACTATTTGCGGCAGGCTATTTGTTCCTGGCGGGAATGTGGTTCCGGGTTATTTAATGACCATGGGTGCCCACACGGACGATCGTGATCCCAAGCATTGGCGAACGATGAAGACGGGATTTCCCGCTCTGCTGGGCATGCATCCGCCTAACGCTATGCCAGAGGAAATCATGAATGATCACCCGGAACGGCTGCGGGCTGTCATCGTGTCTTCCAGTAATCCCATGCGTTCTTTTGCTGATACTGCCGCTTATGAACAAGCCT
This Desulfosporosinus orientis DSM 765 DNA region includes the following protein-coding sequences:
- a CDS encoding SGNH/GDSL hydrolase family protein, with amino-acid sequence MKKSIYLVSALLVLVLVGLSIREKVQASQKALHANTVQTTQEAVPANTVTKIQPLKGIGKIKSGAVKAVILGDSISVSQGASNPSTTGWNADLTNSLFDKYANKIEWDNKGSSGKLIDYSLQKAAEIPNTTDAVFICSGRIDRNFDTPEQFSEKYTKLINIIKEKAPNADIFCIVEPPSLISADEYKFWDIRKAIINVSEKKDSYLLDLWSAFPKDDVLLSGLLEDVLHPNDQGNKLMSDYIYNRLVAVINNQ
- a CDS encoding helix-turn-helix transcriptional regulator; the encoded protein is MDNKIICENRTYADAMQTHDHKFVQLIMPLQGVLDIKTEAKKIKLDEAHLFLLPTSCQHTFWAKDHNKFLVLDIPQFMFQLGELDRFPGGRNYEMDEKWKAIRFLLLSEADNTLEPSRINSLFHYFYPILTEDKIPDSAKYIQRHYNENISLEKLAALEHYTVSYYCSWFKGLMHCTPMEFLKKTRIERSKQLLLGTNLNILQIAWEVGYAHQSSLNRIFKDIEGITPVEFRRKNMKMS
- a CDS encoding EamA family transporter, which codes for MKQNETFFSILVLAAAMLWGTTGTAQSFAPPGASPLSIGSIRLAVGGAALLMFAWQKGALRGKTLWYKGSTFIAAGCMSAYQLFFFAGVLKTGVAVGTVVTIGSAPVFAGLISMIFRRENPGVKWAAATLLSVIGCILLITGGKKLEVNSIGVVLALGAGVSYALYAAVSKELLESYPPEAVTGVVFSIGALFLSPVLLCYNLDWLKTIQGISVALHLGLVATALAYVIFSHGLAKISFPKAVTLSLAEPVTASALGLFLLKEKLSLVSLVGMFLVFAGLFIAALARLRKKE
- a CDS encoding DUF4405 domain-containing protein: MKNSNYIKLTLDIVIVLLFTLLYNVRVFGGLAFHEMVGLGIGALFMVHILLNWQWVLKVTQRLFDRSLPGKIRFGYCLNILLLFSMAFTIISGLMISKVLFPGFAGVNGRVFRGLHSSIPYVTLVLVGVHLGLHWQWIMGLMKKVFNVKSSSTVSVAAKVVLSLILLLGSIQVLSTQFSSSIAQITTNVSVNSEQIQPNGLNDQFDKNIPTGKDGIRLGHEDGKGGNANTASVIITFLGIIGGIAVGTNYIEKQIIKKPLKPQTQN
- a CDS encoding CBO0543 family protein, producing MKFIPKDKIRKALIAFLFKQVITWAVGLGVVELRLIEYPVRLFPYANRTSFSFEYFIYPSICAISRSC
- a CDS encoding DUF3006 domain-containing protein encodes the protein MLIIDRYEGDWAVIENGGITFNLPRSLLPHDVKEGDVITISISVDQSATNERRQKGLEIMKGFFDS
- a CDS encoding MBL fold metallo-hydrolase — encoded protein: MRKSRLFYVLVICITLLVTGCGNTSTTTATSTSSSQTSVDQGEELNNNQPTPMNAHGNLQVHFIDVGQADSILIKASDGTAVLIDGGNNPDGPNVVNYLKSQQVKELAAVIATHPHEDHIGGLDTVINSFPVKAVYMPDASTTTKTFEDFISAVAASGAKRIQAKVGVKLDVPGLTGQFIAPNGSGYEDLNNYSAVLRLTYGKVSFLFTGDAEEVSETEMLGSGQIVKADVLKVGHHGSSSSTSSAFLKAVSPKYAVISVGADNDYGHPTASTLSKLSGAGVKVFRTDLDGTIVATCDGESVTFNKKGSAPASVSITSIDLAGEIVTLVNDGSSAVDLTGWKLVSEKGNQTYSFPSGITIPAGGTLKVLSGSKAESSTGALLWTKSDVWNNDGDPGSLYNAQGQVVSVK
- a CDS encoding molybdopterin-containing oxidoreductase family protein; this translates as MSEWKKTSCVLCGQNCGLEAQVENNRIVKVRGDKDNPRSQGYVCRKGLNISYYQHHKDRLTHPLKKVGEDFVPISWEHALTEIAEKLGYITKTHGPRALAFMGLGNLGGHSEAVFGLRLLRSLGSKYYYNALAGELTGLFWGYGRTIGRQYNFTIPDHDRTDMMVAIGWNGWMSHQMPQARRFLDQMSKDPGKILVVIDPRRSETAVKADIHLALRPGTDALLTRALIAIILQEGWQNQAYIDQHVGEIEQIYSWFENFDVRNACQVCELDYDQVREVARLFATRQSSLHPDLGVLMGRHSTVTTYLEIILLTICGRLFVPGGNVVPGYLMTMGAHTDDRDPKHWRTMKTGFPALLGMHPPNAMPEEIMNDHPERLRAVIVSSSNPMRSFADTAAYEQAFSKLDLLVTIDIAMTETAKMSDYVLPDRSAYERWDTTYFQLNYPEIYCQLRQPILEPEGETLEGSEIFTRLADKLGMIPDIPESLRMAASKSRLEYGQALYAYMQSDPKIAATLPYVVAKTLGQEMGSVNKAWMWALLQTVPSSFKDNAARAGFKPGLTMGDDIFQAIIDHPEGLWIGKVDPENNFANIKTADNRINLYIPEVKEWVKSITPESEKVELQASGHYPLILLAGRHMDMNANNLMRNPEWNRGRRACTLAMHPEDAGRLNLSDRQTVRVTTEAGTVNIELEITGDTRPGMVIIPHGFGLEYNGETYGVGINRLTKNTHRDRIAGTPLHRYIRCKVEA